One genomic segment of Pseudomonas sp. RU47 includes these proteins:
- a CDS encoding RES family NAD+ phosphorylase — MNPLPWEGHWYGWRLDQEAYGDTWDSGMGSKLKGGRWNAPGRRVVYASVDPSSAILEVAANNSFDALDREPYVLTCFEVIRDARVKVVQPEEVPNPYWLSPAWPSPNQQRFADALLDEHPFVLIPSAATRHSWNLLVSCDLAEGQFKMVSQERFGLDTRLLREVTLA; from the coding sequence ATGAATCCCTTGCCCTGGGAAGGGCACTGGTATGGCTGGCGCCTGGATCAGGAGGCCTACGGAGATACGTGGGACAGCGGGATGGGTTCAAAACTGAAGGGCGGTCGCTGGAATGCGCCTGGCCGGCGAGTCGTCTATGCATCGGTTGACCCGTCCTCGGCCATTCTGGAGGTGGCAGCCAATAATAGTTTTGATGCTCTGGACAGAGAGCCTTATGTGCTGACGTGCTTTGAGGTCATCCGCGATGCACGGGTCAAAGTCGTTCAGCCCGAAGAGGTACCGAATCCTTACTGGTTGAGTCCCGCGTGGCCCTCGCCCAATCAACAGCGGTTTGCCGACGCTTTACTGGATGAGCATCCGTTTGTCCTGATTCCCTCGGCGGCAACCCGCCACTCGTGGAATCTGCTGGTGAGCTGCGACCTGGCAGAGGGGCAGTTCAAGATGGTCTCCCAGGAGCGGTTTGGCCTGGATACCCGGTTGTTGAGGGAGGTGACATTGGCTTGA
- a CDS encoding TonB-dependent receptor, with translation MFSIKQQLPRLTLAAALAMGISPWAAVAQESAAAMFTFDIASGPLDEVLLGISRQSGVPISFSQELVQGKRSAAVRGALGGRQAVEKALLGSGLQVEQSAQGLTVRAADAPAKVTAVAPVTSADYRMEKVTVTGSRIARAQSDGATPVNVITHEEMEARGYKNVYDALATQTQNTGMTQGEDYGNTWQPAASALNLRGLGPNHTLVLINGRRVADYPTPYDGKVNFTNLANIPSAVIERIEILSSGASAIYGSDAIAGVVNIILKDKINGVDVNLKGGTSERGGGDNQRLQISGGGSWGDFDGLFGLELTNRDPIWADDRGFMQSGPLADVGYRRDLTNSRYLGPGCGAYQGTFDNKLVNSGGRCRTDQMYNDYWTVQTQKENYDGYTRGTWHFSDSGQVFADLMYGLDHIQNNTRGPTFTSPDFINQNSGNLERWYRRFGEEEIGGRTSNNSKWRDTSWTGTLGLSDKIADTGWSYDLAANRSEYRSVRTTRYTPLSSIQDFYLGPQLGVSGGYPVFAPDASRLDRPLTPQEWQQFRGNLTQSSKSVSTSYNASVNGDLFDLPAGPIGFAGVLEAGKQEYRVDPDDGLNDGTFYGVSPQQSSGGSRKRYAAGGEFSIPVTDTILATAAGRWDQYKFSGRTEQQKTYNLGLEWRPVTSLLLRGSYGTSFRAPDLNYIYQSDSNGYYPAQIDYYGCSQGVEGACDRGRVDYTQSGTANLESERGKSWTYGFVWSPSRNFDFSTDFWRVEIDDLLTTVDENRLLQQENECRNGTQDINSANCQSTLARIDRNAGNAAVDPNQLNRVRVNAINAASERVSGLDFKSNIRWGAGQYGAFSSALGYTLVLSHYYKESEEAPTQDWRTSRTNYDWRSKVNASLTWDYQKATATLMGIRYGSVTNGAGDGRLSPWTVFNASARYKLNDRASVGLTVNNVLNQVKHDDSAGWPYYPTGNYDPYGRQWWLDVSYHFGG, from the coding sequence ATGTTCTCAATCAAACAACAATTACCTCGATTGACCCTCGCCGCTGCGTTGGCGATGGGCATCAGTCCATGGGCGGCGGTTGCCCAGGAATCGGCAGCGGCGATGTTCACCTTCGACATCGCCAGCGGACCGCTCGACGAAGTGCTGCTGGGCATCTCACGGCAGAGCGGCGTGCCGATTTCCTTTAGTCAGGAATTGGTGCAGGGCAAACGCAGCGCGGCGGTGCGCGGCGCGTTGGGCGGTCGTCAGGCAGTGGAAAAAGCTTTGCTCGGCAGTGGTCTGCAAGTCGAGCAAAGCGCTCAGGGCCTGACCGTTCGCGCAGCCGATGCGCCGGCGAAAGTCACTGCCGTGGCACCGGTCACCAGCGCCGATTACCGCATGGAAAAAGTCACCGTCACTGGCTCACGCATCGCCCGCGCGCAGAGTGATGGCGCCACGCCGGTCAACGTCATCACCCACGAGGAAATGGAAGCGCGCGGCTACAAAAACGTCTACGACGCCCTCGCGACGCAGACGCAAAACACCGGCATGACCCAAGGCGAAGATTACGGCAACACCTGGCAACCGGCGGCCAGCGCACTCAATCTGCGCGGCCTCGGCCCGAACCATACGCTGGTGCTGATCAATGGCCGTCGCGTCGCCGACTACCCGACGCCGTACGACGGCAAGGTCAACTTCACCAACCTGGCGAACATTCCGTCGGCGGTTATCGAACGCATCGAAATTCTCAGCAGCGGCGCCTCGGCGATTTACGGCTCGGACGCGATCGCCGGGGTGGTCAACATCATCCTCAAGGACAAGATCAACGGCGTCGACGTCAATCTCAAGGGCGGCACCAGTGAGCGCGGCGGCGGTGACAACCAGCGTTTGCAGATCAGCGGCGGCGGCAGTTGGGGCGACTTCGACGGCCTGTTCGGCCTGGAGCTGACTAACCGCGATCCGATCTGGGCCGATGACCGTGGCTTTATGCAAAGCGGCCCGCTGGCAGATGTCGGTTACCGCCGCGACCTGACCAATAGTCGCTATCTCGGGCCGGGATGCGGCGCTTATCAAGGTACGTTCGACAACAAACTGGTCAACAGCGGCGGGCGCTGCCGCACCGACCAGATGTACAACGATTACTGGACTGTGCAGACCCAGAAGGAAAACTACGACGGCTACACCCGTGGCACCTGGCATTTCAGCGACAGCGGTCAGGTCTTCGCCGATTTGATGTACGGCCTCGACCATATCCAGAACAACACGCGCGGGCCGACCTTCACCTCGCCGGATTTCATTAACCAGAACAGCGGCAATCTGGAGCGCTGGTATCGACGCTTCGGCGAAGAGGAAATCGGTGGCCGCACCAGCAACAACAGCAAGTGGCGCGACACCTCGTGGACCGGCACCCTGGGGCTCTCGGACAAGATCGCCGACACCGGCTGGAGTTACGATCTGGCAGCCAATCGCTCGGAATATCGCAGCGTCAGGACCACCCGTTACACGCCACTGTCATCGATTCAGGATTTCTACCTCGGTCCGCAACTCGGTGTCAGCGGTGGTTATCCGGTATTTGCTCCGGATGCTTCACGGCTCGACCGACCGCTGACGCCGCAGGAATGGCAGCAGTTTCGCGGCAACCTGACCCAGAGCAGCAAGTCGGTGTCGACCAGTTACAACGCCTCGGTCAATGGCGATCTGTTTGATTTGCCGGCCGGCCCCATCGGTTTCGCCGGGGTGCTGGAGGCGGGCAAGCAGGAATACCGTGTCGACCCGGATGACGGCCTCAACGACGGCACCTTTTACGGCGTGAGCCCACAGCAAAGCTCCGGTGGCTCGCGCAAACGTTATGCGGCGGGCGGCGAGTTCAGCATTCCGGTGACTGACACGATTCTGGCGACCGCCGCCGGGCGCTGGGACCAATACAAATTCAGCGGCCGCACCGAACAGCAGAAAACCTACAACCTCGGGCTTGAGTGGCGCCCGGTGACCAGCCTGTTGCTGCGCGGCAGTTATGGCACCAGTTTCCGTGCGCCGGACCTGAACTACATCTATCAGTCCGACAGCAACGGCTACTACCCGGCGCAAATCGATTACTACGGTTGCAGCCAGGGCGTGGAGGGCGCCTGTGATCGTGGGCGGGTCGACTACACCCAAAGCGGCACGGCGAACCTGGAGTCTGAACGCGGTAAATCATGGACCTACGGATTTGTCTGGTCACCGTCGCGCAATTTCGATTTCTCCACGGATTTCTGGCGTGTCGAGATCGACGATCTGCTGACTACGGTCGATGAAAACCGGCTGCTGCAACAGGAAAACGAATGCCGCAATGGCACTCAGGACATCAACTCGGCCAACTGCCAATCGACGCTGGCGCGCATTGATCGTAACGCCGGCAATGCGGCGGTCGACCCGAACCAGTTGAATCGCGTGCGGGTCAACGCGATCAACGCCGCCAGCGAGCGGGTCAGCGGTCTGGATTTCAAGAGCAACATCCGCTGGGGCGCCGGACAGTACGGCGCGTTCAGTTCGGCGCTGGGCTATACCTTGGTGCTTTCGCATTACTACAAGGAGTCGGAAGAAGCCCCCACGCAAGACTGGCGCACCTCACGCACCAACTACGACTGGCGCAGCAAGGTCAACGCCAGCCTGACCTGGGATTACCAGAAGGCCACGGCGACGCTGATGGGCATTCGTTATGGTTCGGTCACCAATGGCGCGGGAGACGGGCGCCTGTCGCCGTGGACGGTGTTCAACGCCAGTGCGCGTTACAAGCTCAATGACCGGGCGAGTGTCGGGCTGACCGTGAACAACGTGCTCAATCAGGTCAAACACGATGACTCGGCGGGGTGGCCGTATTACCCGACCGGCAACTATGACCCGTACGGGCGGCAATGGTGGCTCGATGTGAGTTATCACTTCGGCGGCTGA
- a CDS encoding sigma-70 family RNA polymerase sigma factor, whose translation MGGYNPHYQIIGQMFQKDYRWLCAAVGRTLGCPHSAQDIASETFLRVLALPDPTAIREPRALLTTIARRLVYEGWRRQDLERAYLESLALAPEPVHPSPEERALVIEALLAVDRLLNGLSAKAKAAFLYHQLDGLTYSEIGERLGVSTSRVQQYMVEAFKRCYQAMQA comes from the coding sequence ATGGGTGGGTACAACCCGCATTACCAGATCATCGGGCAGATGTTCCAAAAGGACTATCGCTGGCTGTGTGCTGCCGTTGGCCGCACGCTGGGTTGCCCGCACAGTGCGCAGGACATCGCTTCGGAAACCTTTCTGCGGGTGCTGGCATTGCCGGACCCCACGGCCATTCGCGAGCCACGGGCGCTGCTGACCACCATCGCCCGCCGACTCGTATACGAAGGCTGGCGTCGCCAGGACCTTGAACGTGCTTATCTGGAAAGCCTGGCGCTGGCGCCCGAACCGGTGCATCCATCCCCGGAAGAGCGGGCGCTGGTGATCGAAGCGCTGCTGGCCGTCGATCGCTTGCTCAATGGCCTGTCGGCCAAAGCCAAAGCGGCGTTTCTCTACCATCAACTCGACGGTTTGACCTACAGCGAGATCGGCGAGCGCCTCGGCGTGTCGACCAGTCGCGTGCAGCAATACATGGTCGAAGCGTTCAAGCGCTGCTATCAGGCGATGCAGGCATGA
- a CDS encoding FecR domain-containing protein, whose protein sequence is MRPDEAVIDEAAQWLALLQSGEAGMAERAAFEAWRVADPRHQQVIEQMGGGLNLLRNPSLRSVPRNSLLHSLNAPSSRRRFISGSLSVLGVALLAGLLGRRYGWLPEAVELSTGTGERRDFTLADGSALTLNARSRVVPLFDHQQRLLALRSGELLVDVAKESARPFVVETEHGRMRALGTKFLVQYSEETTRLVMLHSQVEVVTNGGARQVVAAGESLLFNGAGLLSLERSNGQESAWVQGRLEVRDRPLYEVIDSLRRYRRGILHLSPEVADLRLSGLYPLDDSDRTLQLLERSLPIRVTWHNPFWVSIDARL, encoded by the coding sequence ATGAGGCCGGACGAGGCGGTGATCGACGAGGCGGCGCAATGGCTGGCGTTGCTGCAGTCGGGCGAGGCGGGCATGGCCGAGCGGGCCGCATTCGAGGCGTGGCGCGTTGCCGATCCTCGCCATCAACAGGTCATCGAACAAATGGGCGGCGGCCTGAATCTGCTGCGCAACCCGAGCCTGCGCAGCGTGCCGCGCAACAGCCTGCTGCACAGTCTCAATGCGCCGTCGAGTCGTCGACGCTTCATCAGCGGCAGTTTGAGTGTGCTCGGTGTTGCGCTGTTGGCCGGATTGCTCGGGCGACGTTACGGCTGGCTGCCGGAGGCGGTGGAGTTGTCGACCGGGACCGGCGAGCGGCGTGACTTCACACTCGCGGACGGCAGTGCGCTGACCCTCAATGCGCGCAGTCGTGTGGTGCCTTTGTTCGACCATCAGCAACGGCTGCTCGCCTTGCGCAGCGGCGAATTGTTGGTCGATGTGGCGAAAGAGTCGGCGCGACCCTTTGTGGTCGAAACCGAGCACGGCCGCATGCGGGCGCTGGGGACGAAATTTCTCGTACAGTACAGCGAAGAGACGACGCGATTGGTGATGCTCCATTCGCAGGTTGAAGTGGTCACCAACGGTGGCGCGCGGCAAGTGGTGGCGGCCGGCGAGAGCCTGCTGTTCAACGGCGCAGGGTTGCTGTCGCTGGAGCGCAGCAACGGTCAGGAAAGTGCCTGGGTGCAAGGTCGACTGGAGGTGCGCGACCGGCCTTTGTACGAAGTCATCGACAGCCTGCGCCGCTACCGTCGCGGCATCTTGCATCTGAGCCCGGAAGTCGCCGACCTGCGCCTCAGCGGCCTCTATCCGCTCGACGACAGCGATCGTACGTTGCAACTGCTGGAACGCTCGCTGCCGATCCGCGTCACCTGGCACAACCCGTTCTGGGTCAGCATCGACGCGCGGTTATAA
- a CDS encoding sterol desaturase/SRPBCC family protein — MRQTTEIFRSRYRAAIHPLYNPWLHGAFVLLFGVLAIGGFWSSVQQVALLEWLTVPLTLLLFNFGVYMVHRHLGHHKKTFAKMFYARHAGDHHSFFTPGHMTYDGARDWRVILFPAWLIVLHTLVITLPLWWLLAQVNANVAGLFGGCMVLGYLTYEVFHACEHLPPHNPLTRLPWIRQMRRLHELHHRRERMQERNFNIVLPLMDYLFGTLYWEPETAPLNCSRQAMTRMQHTIDIAGEPTAVLAYAASVSRWPEWHPSSLKIDGAHGPLHAGSRFEEDIHAGGRAGHLSWEVSEYLPGRRWCARAQGDHGLSLLLTYECTAEGSGTRFVRTLDYRFGGLGMRIANHLLLKRRIERESAASMLALRDMAAQYLSSTRASA, encoded by the coding sequence GTGAGGCAGACCACCGAAATATTCCGCAGTCGCTACCGCGCGGCCATTCATCCGCTGTACAACCCGTGGCTGCACGGCGCCTTCGTGCTGCTGTTCGGGGTGCTGGCCATCGGCGGGTTCTGGAGCAGCGTGCAGCAGGTCGCCCTGCTGGAGTGGCTAACGGTGCCGTTGACCCTGCTGTTGTTCAATTTCGGCGTGTACATGGTCCATCGCCATCTCGGTCACCACAAAAAGACCTTCGCAAAAATGTTCTATGCCCGACATGCGGGCGATCATCACAGCTTCTTCACCCCCGGCCATATGACCTACGACGGCGCCCGCGACTGGCGGGTTATTCTGTTTCCCGCCTGGCTGATCGTACTGCACACGCTGGTGATTACCCTGCCGTTGTGGTGGCTGTTGGCACAGGTAAACGCCAACGTCGCCGGTTTGTTCGGTGGCTGCATGGTGCTGGGTTATCTGACTTACGAGGTGTTCCATGCCTGCGAACACCTGCCGCCGCACAACCCGCTGACGCGCCTGCCATGGATCCGCCAGATGCGCCGCTTGCACGAGTTGCATCACCGCCGCGAGCGCATGCAGGAGCGCAATTTCAACATCGTCCTGCCGCTGATGGACTACCTGTTCGGCACCCTTTACTGGGAGCCGGAAACCGCCCCGTTGAATTGTTCGAGACAAGCCATGACCCGCATGCAGCACACCATCGATATCGCTGGCGAACCCACTGCCGTGCTTGCCTATGCCGCCAGTGTCAGTCGCTGGCCGGAATGGCACCCGTCGTCGCTGAAGATCGACGGCGCCCACGGCCCACTGCATGCCGGCTCGCGCTTCGAAGAGGACATTCATGCCGGCGGTCGGGCCGGCCATTTGAGTTGGGAAGTCAGCGAATACCTGCCCGGCCGGCGCTGGTGCGCACGGGCACAAGGCGATCATGGCCTGTCGTTGCTGCTGACCTATGAATGTACGGCCGAGGGCAGCGGCACGCGATTTGTGCGCACGCTGGATTATCGCTTCGGCGGTCTGGGCATGCGCATCGCCAATCACCTGCTGCTCAAACGCCGCATCGAGCGCGAATCCGCCGCATCGATGCTGGCGCTGCGTGACATGGCCGCGCAATACCTGTCATCGACGAGGGCCAGCGCGTGA
- a CDS encoding antitoxin Xre/MbcA/ParS toxin-binding domain-containing protein has translation MPTPKPPRLTGLKKVAGKPVDLLVHGQDLGDDAMLIIRLTDQGFELSDVVNMLSTSEMYLREDMVKRITGRSVRTVQRLLKEGKSIRLDSQQSVVAYQYALVLEMATRAFGGLSQAEIWMQKPTPYLNGYVPLELTRHPLGFQMVEQYLCQLLYGGYP, from the coding sequence ATGCCCACCCCCAAACCACCCCGGCTGACGGGGCTGAAGAAGGTCGCGGGCAAGCCTGTCGATTTGCTCGTGCATGGCCAGGACCTCGGTGACGATGCCATGCTGATTATTCGCCTTACCGACCAGGGCTTTGAGCTGAGCGACGTCGTCAACATGCTTTCAACTTCCGAAATGTACCTGCGCGAAGACATGGTCAAACGCATCACCGGCAGGTCTGTCAGAACCGTGCAGCGGCTGTTGAAGGAAGGCAAATCGATACGGCTTGACTCGCAGCAGAGTGTCGTCGCCTACCAATATGCGCTGGTGCTGGAGATGGCCACTCGGGCGTTCGGTGGGCTGTCACAGGCGGAGATATGGATGCAAAAACCCACCCCTTACCTTAACGGCTACGTGCCGTTGGAGCTGACCCGCCATCCACTGGGTTTCCAGATGGTCGAGCAATACTTGTGTCAGCTCCTGTACGGGGGTTACCCATGA
- a CDS encoding enoyl-CoA hydratase-related protein — translation MRPLNIILLSSAFNGLTQRAWLELREAGHSPSVVLFTDEQAVCEQIEHSGADLVICPFLKDRVPQALWSNAQRPVVIIHPGIVGDRGASALDWAITNELASWGVTALQAVEEMDAGPVWATCEFNLPAGLRKSELYNGRVSDAAIRCIRVVVEKFIEGYEPVALDYADAKVRGRLQPNMKQVDRSFSWHDCARFIKRCIDAADGQPGVLASLAGGQYYVYDAHLDSRSGVPGEILAVHDDAVLVAAGDQSLWIGALRRKPQPGEETFKQPARYLLAEQLADVPVLDWSIATQPFSDEAYQPLRYRESGIVGELTFEFYNGAMSTEQCQRMVAALRWAKSRDTQVLLIKGGRGSFSNGVHLNVIQAAQDPGAEAWANIQAIDDVCAELLTARQLVVSGVTGNAGAGGVMLALAADIVFARADIVLNPHYKSMGLYGSEYWTYSLPRAVGPAMAEQLTQACLPVSAVQAWQLGMVQEIGPRCPDEFSLWLLQRANGVVSDPTYAAVRERKARVDQVLIQQCRETELQEMQEDMLYNRHQFAEKCRNFVYKRKVCGTPARLIEEWARVRLTELAS, via the coding sequence ATGCGACCACTCAACATCATTCTGCTGTCGTCAGCGTTCAACGGCCTGACCCAACGCGCCTGGCTGGAACTTCGCGAGGCCGGTCACTCGCCCAGCGTCGTGCTGTTTACCGATGAACAAGCCGTATGCGAACAGATCGAACACAGCGGCGCCGATCTGGTGATCTGCCCGTTCCTCAAGGACCGCGTACCGCAGGCGCTGTGGAGCAATGCCCAGCGCCCGGTGGTGATCATCCACCCGGGTATCGTCGGCGATCGCGGCGCCAGTGCCCTCGACTGGGCGATTACCAACGAGCTGGCGAGCTGGGGCGTCACCGCGTTGCAAGCGGTCGAAGAAATGGATGCCGGCCCGGTGTGGGCCACTTGCGAATTCAACCTGCCGGCGGGCCTGCGCAAATCCGAGCTGTACAACGGCCGCGTAAGTGATGCTGCGATCCGCTGCATACGCGTAGTGGTGGAGAAATTCATCGAAGGCTATGAACCGGTTGCCCTCGACTATGCCGATGCGAAAGTGCGCGGGCGTTTGCAGCCGAACATGAAGCAGGTCGACCGCAGTTTCAGTTGGCACGACTGCGCGCGCTTCATCAAACGTTGCATCGATGCCGCCGACGGCCAGCCCGGTGTGCTGGCGAGCCTGGCCGGCGGTCAGTATTACGTGTACGACGCACACTTGGATTCGCGCAGCGGCGTGCCCGGCGAAATTCTCGCGGTGCATGACGATGCCGTACTCGTCGCGGCCGGCGATCAAAGCCTGTGGATCGGCGCACTACGGCGTAAACCGCAACCCGGCGAGGAGACCTTCAAACAACCCGCGCGGTACCTGCTGGCCGAGCAATTGGCCGACGTGCCGGTGCTGGACTGGTCGATCGCTACACAGCCGTTCAGTGACGAAGCCTATCAACCGCTGCGGTATCGCGAATCCGGCATCGTCGGTGAGCTGACCTTCGAGTTCTACAACGGCGCCATGAGCACCGAGCAATGCCAGCGCATGGTCGCCGCGCTACGCTGGGCCAAATCACGTGATACTCAAGTGTTGCTGATCAAGGGTGGACGCGGCAGTTTTTCCAACGGCGTGCATTTGAACGTGATTCAGGCCGCGCAGGATCCCGGTGCTGAAGCCTGGGCGAATATTCAGGCGATCGACGATGTCTGCGCAGAACTGCTCACGGCCCGGCAGTTGGTGGTCAGCGGTGTCACCGGCAATGCCGGCGCCGGCGGTGTGATGCTCGCGCTGGCCGCCGATATTGTGTTTGCCCGCGCCGATATCGTGCTCAACCCGCATTACAAGAGCATGGGTTTGTATGGCTCCGAATACTGGACCTACAGCCTGCCCCGCGCCGTCGGCCCGGCCATGGCCGAACAACTGACCCAGGCCTGCCTGCCAGTGAGCGCGGTGCAGGCGTGGCAACTGGGCATGGTTCAGGAAATCGGCCCGCGTTGCCCGGACGAGTTTTCCCTGTGGTTGCTGCAGCGGGCCAACGGAGTAGTGAGCGATCCGACCTATGCTGCGGTGCGCGAGCGCAAGGCGCGGGTTGATCAGGTGTTGATCCAGCAATGCCGTGAAACCGAGTTGCAGGAGATGCAGGAAGACATGCTCTACAACCGCCATCAGTTTGCCGAGAAGTGCCGCAATTTCGTGTACAAGCGCAAGGTGTGTGGCACGCCGGCACGGTTGATTGAAGAGTGGGCGCGGGTGCGTTTGACCGAGTTGGCCAGTTGA
- a CDS encoding LysR family transcriptional regulator yields MDIDLARTFLEIVRHGSLAAAAQKLFVTQTAITARVQKLESQLGSTLFVRNRAGAKLTPNGEAFVVYANQLVQTWEAARRDLPLPEGYHNVLHIGGEVSLCNPLMLSWAAELREKIPGHALRMEIRDGENLLRQLELGVLDAALVYQPEYWPGLQVEQVLEEKLILVRAPERPDPYVYIDWGPDFRRQHDAALPEKAKAALSFNLGPLALQYILEHGGSGYFRTRVVRTYLESGALEAVTKAPEFGYPTYLVYSRDRDSATLQQAFNLLREVIRTDDDWSQRWNPLS; encoded by the coding sequence ATGGACATAGATCTCGCTCGCACCTTTCTGGAAATCGTCCGCCACGGCAGCCTCGCCGCTGCCGCGCAGAAGCTGTTCGTCACGCAAACGGCGATCACTGCCCGGGTGCAGAAACTCGAAAGCCAATTGGGTAGCACGCTGTTCGTGCGCAACCGCGCCGGGGCGAAGCTGACGCCCAATGGTGAGGCCTTTGTGGTCTACGCCAATCAACTGGTGCAGACCTGGGAAGCCGCGCGGCGCGATCTGCCGCTGCCCGAGGGCTATCACAACGTGCTGCACATCGGTGGCGAAGTCAGCCTGTGCAACCCGTTGATGCTCAGTTGGGCGGCAGAGCTGCGCGAGAAGATTCCCGGGCATGCCCTGCGCATGGAAATCCGCGATGGCGAAAACCTGCTGCGCCAGCTCGAACTCGGTGTGCTCGACGCCGCACTGGTCTATCAGCCGGAATACTGGCCGGGCTTGCAGGTCGAGCAAGTGCTGGAAGAAAAACTGATTCTGGTGCGCGCGCCCGAGCGCCCCGATCCCTACGTCTACATCGATTGGGGCCCGGACTTCCGCCGCCAGCATGACGCCGCCCTGCCGGAAAAAGCCAAAGCGGCGCTGAGTTTCAACCTCGGCCCGCTGGCCCTGCAATACATCCTCGAACACGGCGGCAGCGGCTACTTCCGCACCCGCGTGGTGCGCACCTATCTGGAAAGCGGCGCCCTCGAAGCGGTGACCAAAGCCCCGGAGTTCGGCTATCCGACTTACCTGGTCTACTCCCGCGATCGCGATTCGGCGACGCTGCAACAGGCCTTCAATCTGCTGCGTGAAGTGATCCGCACCGATGACGACTGGTCGCAGCGCTGGAACCCTCTGAGCTGA